In Tubulanus polymorphus chromosome 2, tnTubPoly1.2, whole genome shotgun sequence, a single window of DNA contains:
- the LOC141898448 gene encoding uncharacterized protein LOC141898448 isoform X1 produces the protein MDIQWTVFTLLSVMISVLYAIPIGPPVHSPHTGQYIHQTGAPSGRPSRTGPPSGRPSSGITSGRPSTHNMINRLSEMRLTPNDIRIGDPPSPPGTNNQNTPQGPARHQPGLKKGKIGPPGSDDGPNAPPGSPPAISEMVMRAEPPGLPDSPGYPPGWDQLQRIVGPPGISEREPNMTIDQALLKALGGRDSAIASGGLVMSNNTVLAELDLLLTKDQYEGLYQPRAGRRKRRRNKRKAVRDTVFRWTNATIPYEFVLSDFPTVDIAMIKASMDEWSEKTCLKFSPAQPWQFNKVRFRDGNGCNSNLGMIGGAQPINLDRNGCRWRGLYLHEIAHAIGLVHEHQLPNRDDHIFIIWDNVDPAMTEWFQKYKEAKINNHGVEYDLSSIMHYGVTAFSKDGSQTIIALDRSREKEIGRVSHKSLTFLDVKIVNLMYNCSALCSSDNKCRAPGYLDKNCRCVCKDGTQSCRISGAGGGGGDPHCRNEHNNDTQCSDWAHYGECYINPEWMTEHCKKACGKCYNKTVVPAVCRDLHTSCEQWALKGECKGNPNWMLHHCPNSCKRCLYEKCHDSHSDTKMCEYWKSSGECTSNKKWMVENCRKTCGKCVKEGDCVDLHYDEEKCKIWARDGECQANPVWMGEKCRKSCLLCESGKESGCLDSHGEAKCRIWADSGECSKNRMWMLRNCLKSCTGCGGGTKPITPTTPTTPTGECKDTYTMAHKCTTWANQGECRSNKEWMTANCRKSCNKCSNSGEDDCEDTDVRCKQWSEDGECKANPEWMKEMCKLSCKICQPACVDENDKCKEWSESGECTNNPGYMLDACRKSCRQCEECLDSRERCPEWGKQGQCETNSWMTKNCMKTCNTCPTTGTGGGGGGSTGSDDCVNANSRCEEWGNMGECKKNSEWMAENCKRTCVCGPNVGKDKGCRDLNKNCEDWASRGECETNEFWMGKNCEKSCLKCVDNGTTPAECKDTANMCNQWARNNGCQDNPGYMDVNCKRSCGLCPITGNEGCVDNHAMCPIWSRNSGCDANVDYMKKNCPLSCAVCQPETSPEPPTTTPTPTTTITPTETTQYPVITTTVSGECKDTSTSCKAWAANGDCNNNPGYMLIECRRSCFKCPDQPSCYDLNDECPNWGRGGECKNNEDWMGKNCKKSCGMCNGGGGGITEGGGGTTGGVGGDEDDCSPPDANQGCKDFNEGCQRWARRGFCSGKHSKYMSKNCKRSCNLCLPETGGTVATGAGEEGSRGTDGGDRGSSDREGGGGGTTDDRGTTGDRGTTGNRSTTGDRGTTGDRGTTGDRGTTEDRGTTGDRGTTGDRGTTGGRGTTGDRGTNTGGTGPKGDRGTTGRGNGNDSGREECKDEKTKCPKWASDGQCEPHKNWMIKNCKKSCNFCIQGGDEGDSACNDLNVGCERWASSGNCESHERWMSTNCRKSCQLCGHEGDGRDPEVGGTDDSDGDCVDLNVGCPRWAVDGQCTGHRAWMSRNCRYSCKLCREQRDEETMGEAEDVDRADTDTRADKDIEKDRSNADSTCVDLDVGCPDWKEDGFCTEENTWMKFNCRKSCDLCNTDPINDGILRTEESEETVETADSEGDDDEECLDQRTLCPEWAKGGGCTSNIEFMTSKCKQSCGLCPKTGTSSGCRDIFFSTERCKQWAREGACYSRNYGSWMVENCKRSCNFCPGRPGENGRRRDSTDESTSIDDNSGRPQGCINSYGKDRLCSEWARIGECEKNPEWMMYNCQKGCGSCGKLDESDQGNTDERIYCVDTNGNCASWAAHGLCKSSPVYMLKECKLACGLCKRSNCRDQDILCEQWAKGPDKKCENDKSMLRSCPVSCGLCQHFSPSLSTLVIES, from the exons ATGGATATTCAGTGGACAGTCTTCACTTTACTTTCAGTAATG ATATCTGTGCTCTACGCAATTCCGATAGGGCCACCAGTACATTCACCACATACTGGTCAGTATATACACCAGACAGGGGCACCTAGCGGGAGACCTTCTCGTACCGGACCTCCTTCGGGAAGACCATCTTCGGGCATAACTTCAGGTAGACCATCGACGCATAACATGATCAACCGTTTGTCGGAGATGCGCCTAACACCTAACGATATTAGAATTGGTGACCCACCATCACCCCCAGGAACTAATAACCAAAACACTCCACAGGGACCTGCTCGCCATCAACCAGGattgaaaaaaggaaaaattgGACCTCCAGGCTCGGATGACGGTCCGAATGCTCCGCCTGGAAGTCCCCCAGCTATTAGTGAGATGGTGATGCGGGCTGAACCGCCAGGTTTACCGGATAGTCCTGGATATCCACCTGGATGGGATCAGTTACAGAGAATTGTCGGGCCACCTGGCATCTCAGAACGAGAACCAAATATGACAATTGACCAAGCATTATTAAAGGCGCTCGGTGGGCGCGATAGCG CTATAGCATCTGGTGGATTAGTAATGTCTAATAATACCGTATTAGCTGAGTTGGATTTGCTTTTAACCAAGGACCAATACGAAGGTTTATATCAACCACGAGCCGG TAGACGAAAACGAAGACGCAATAAAAGAAAAGCAGTAAGGGATACTGTTTTTCGATGGACCAATGCAACAATTCCATACGAATTCGTACTCAGTGATTTTC CTACTGTTGATATCGCAATGATAAAAGCATCAATGGATGAATGGAGTGAGAAAACCTGCCTGAAATTCTCACCCGCTCAACCGTGGCAATTCAACAAAGTCAGATTCAGAGACGGAAATGG atgtaattcaaatctagggATGATAGGTGGCGCGCAACCTATCAATCTTGATCGTAACGGCTGCAGATGg CGAGGATTGTATCTTCATGAGATTGCGCACGCAATTGGCTTAGTTCACGAACACCAGCTTCCAAACAGAGATGACCACATATTCATAATTTGGGATAACGTAGATCCGGCTATGACTGAATGGTTTCAGAAATACAAAGAAGctaaaataaataaccacGGGGTTGAATACGATTTATCATCTATCATGCATTACGGAGTTACG GCATTTTCCAAAGACGGTAGCCAAACCATTATAGCTTTAGATCGTTCGAGAGAGAAAGAAATTGGACGAGTATCTCACAAATCATTGACATTTCTGGACGTTAAGATAGTAAACCTTATGTATAACTGTTCAG CGCTCTGTAGCTCTGATAATAAATGCAGAGCACCGGGATATTTAGACAAAAACTGTCGTTGCGTTTGCAAAGATGGAACTCAAAGTTGCCGCATCAGTGGAGCCGGTGGTGGCGGAGGAG ATCCGCACTGTCGTAATGAACACAATAATGATACACAGTGTAGCGACTGGGCACATTATGGGGAGTGCTACATAAATCCAGAATGGATGACCGAACATTGCAAAAAAGCGTGCGGAAAATGTTACAATAAGACCGTTGTACCGG CTGTTTGTAGGGATTTACATACATCGTGTGAACAGTGGGCATTAAAAGGAGAATGTAAAGGAAATCCCAATTGGATGCTACACCATTGTCCGAATTCCTGCAAACGATGTCTTTATG AGAAATGCCACGACTCGCATTCTGATACCAAAATGTGTGAGTACTGGAAAAGTAGCGGGGAATGTACGAGTAACAAAAAATGGATGGTGGAAAACTGTCGTAAGACCTGCGGTAAATGCGTCAAAGAAG GCGATTGCGTAGACCTACATTATGATGAAGAGAAATGTAAAATATGGGCTCGTGATGGAGAGTGCCAAGCAAATCCCGTTTGGATGGGTGAAAAATGTCGAAAATCTTGTCTATTGTGTGAAAGTGGCAAAGAATCGG GCTGTTTGGATTCCCACGGTGAAGCTAAATGTCGTATTTGGGCAGACAGCGGTGAATGTAGCAAGAATAGAATGTGGATGTTGAGAAATTGTCTGAAATCGTGTACTGGATGCGGTGGTGGCACCAAGCCAATCACACCGACAACTCCTACTACTCCCACAG GTGAATGTAAGGACACATATACTATGGCACATAAATGTACGACATGGGCGAACCAAGGCGAATGTCGATCAAACAAAGAATGGATGACAGCAAATTGTCGTAAATCCTGTAACAAATGTTCCAATTCTGGCGAGGATG ATTGTGAAGACACGGATGTCAGATGCAAACAGTGGTCAGAAGATGGCGAATGCAAGGCTAATCCAGAATGGATGAAAGAAATGTGTAAACTGTCCTGTAAAATATGCCAACCAG CTTGTGTTGATGAGAATGACAAATGTAAGGAGTGGTCAGAAAGTGGAGAATGCACAAACAATCCGGGATATATGCTCGATGCCTGCAGAAAATCGTGTCGCCAATGCGAAG AATGTTTGGATTCAAGAGAGCGATGCCCCGAATGGGGAAAACAAGGACAATGTGAAACAAATAGTTGGATGACTAAAAACTGTATGAAGACTTGTAACACATGTCCTACTACCGGTACTGGAGGAGGAGGGGGTGGTAGCACTGGATCTGATG ATTGCGTAAATGCGAACTCAAGGTGTGAAGAATGGGGAAATATGGGCGAGTGTAAGAAAAATAGTGAATGGATGGCTGAGAATTGTAAAAGAACCTGCGTATGTGGACCTAATGTTGGCAAAGATAAAG GTTGTCGCGATTTGAATAAGAATTGCGAGGATTGGGCGAGTAGAGGAGAGTGTGAAACTAACGAGTTTTGGATGGGCAAGAATTGTGAGAAATCTTGTTTAAAATGTGTCGATAATGGAACCACGCCGGCCG AGTGTAAGGATACTGCGAACATGTGTAACCAATGGGCAAGAAATAACGGATGCCAGGATAATCCTGGTTATATGGATGTAAATTGTAAACGGTCATGCGGTTTGTGCCCTATCACAGGAAACGAAG GTTGTGTTGATAATCATGCGATGTGTCCGATTTGGTCTCGTAACAGTGGTTGTGATGCAAACGTCGACTACATGAAGAAGAATTGCCCGCTATCGTGTGCCGTTTGTCAGCCTGAAACATCTCCAGAACCACCGACCACGACACCAACTCCAACCACAACAATAACTCCAACTGAAACAACTCAGTATCCTGTTATCACCACAACAGTTTCTGGTG AATGCAAGGATACCTCCACTAGCTGCAAAGCATGGGCAGCTAATGGTGATTGCAACAATAATCCGGGTTATATGCTAATTGAATGCAGACGATCGTGCTTCAAATGTCCAGATCAACCCA GCTGCTATGATCTAAATGACGAATGTCCTAACTGGGGTAGGGGTGGTGAGTGCAAAAATAACGAAGATTGGATGGGTAAAAATTGTAAGAAATCCTGTGGGATGTGCAATGGTGGCGGCGGAGGAATTACAGAAGGTGGAGGAGGCACAACAGGTGGAGTCGGGGGAGACGAGGATGATTGTTCTCCACCTGATGCCAATCAAG GATGtaaagattttaatgaagGCTGCCAAAGGTGGGCGAGACGAGGATTCTGTTCTGGTAAACACAGCAAATATATGAGCAAGAATTGTAAACGATCTTGTAATCTCTGCCTACCAGAGACAGGTGGTACAGTAGCAACTGGAGCAGGTGAAGAAGGTAGTAGGGGAACTGATGGTGGAGATCGAGGAAGCAGTGATCGCGAAGGTGGAGGAGGTGGTACTACTGATGATCGTGGCACTACAGGGGATCGTGGTACTACGGGGAATCGTAGCACTACGGGGGATCGTGGTACTACGGGGGATCGTGGCACTACGGGAGATCGTGGTACTACGGAGGATCGTGGTACTACGGGGGATCGTGGTACTACGGGGGATCGTGGTACTACGGGGGGTCGTGGTACTACGGGGGATCGTGGTACTAATACAGGGGGAACGGGCCCTAAAGGTGACCGTGGTACTACAGGACGTGGTAATGGAAATGATTCTGGGAGAGAAG AATGCAAAGACGAGAAAACGAAGTGTCCCAAATGGGCATCTGATGGACAATGCGAACCGCATAAAAACTGGATGATTAAAAACTGCAAAAAATCTTGTAATTTCTGCATCCAAGGCGGTGATGAAGGGGATTCTG CGTGTAATGATCTGAACGTGGGATGTGAGAGGTGGGCTAGCAGTGGGAACTGCGAATCTCACGAAAGATGGATGAGTACAAACTGCCGTAAGTCTTGTCAATTATGTGGCCACGAAGGTGACGGGAGAGACCCTGAAGTCGGAGGAACCGATGATTCAGATGGAG ATTGCGTTGATTTAAACGTAGGATGTCCACGGTGGGCAGTAGATGGTCAATGTACTGGCCATAGAGCGTGGATGTCGCGAAACTGTAGATACTCGTGCAAACTGTGCAGGGAACAGAGAGATGAAGAAACAATGGGGGAAGCCGAGGATGTCGATAGAGCAGATACCGATACTCGCGCTGATAAAGATATCGAAAAAGACCGAAGTAATGCTGATTCAA CCTGTGTTGATTTGGATGTTGGATGTCCAGATTGGAAAGAAGATGGATTCTGTACCGAGGAAAACACCTGGATGAAATTCAACTGCAGAAAGTCGTGTGACCTGTGTAATACAGACCCGATTAATGATGGAATTCTGAGAACAGAAGAATCAGAGGAAACAGTTGAAACTGCTGATAGTGAAggcgatgatgatgaag AATGTCTAGATCAACGAACACTTTGTCCAGAGTGGGCGAAAGGAGGCGGTTGTACATCGAACATTGAGTTCATGACATCAAAGTGTAAACAATCATGCGGACTGTGCCCTAAGACGGGGACATCTAGTG GTTGCCGCGATATATTCTTCAGCACCGAAAGATGCAAACAATGGGCAAGGGAAGGAGCATGTTATAGTAGAAACTATGGGTCGTGGATGGTTGAAAATTGCAAACGATCGTGTAATTTCTGTCCGGGACGGCCTGGTGAGAATG GAAGAAGGCGAGACTCGACTGATGAAAGTACATCGATAGATGATAACTCCGGTCGACCTCAGG GATGTATAAACTCGTACGGTAAAGATCGTCTGTGTTCGGAATGGGCTCGTATTGGAGAGTGTGAAAAAAATCCAGAATGGATGATGTATAATTGTCAGAAAGGATGTGGCAGCTGCGGCAAGTTGGACGAATCAGATCAAGGcaacactgacgaacgaataT ATTGTGTGGATACAAATGGAAATTGTGCGTCTTGGGCGGCGCATGGACTTTGTAAGAGCAGCCCTGTTTATATGTTAAAAGAATGCAAACTGGCATGTGGCTTATGCAAACGCT ctAATTGTAGAGACCAGGATATTCTCTGTGAACAATGGGCGAAAGGGCCGGACAAGAAATGCgaaaatgataaatctatgTTACGTAGTTGTCCAGTCTCATGTGGTTTGTGTCAACATTTCAGTCCCTCGCTGTCAACTCTTGTAATCGAATCATAA